TTTGGCAAGGCCGTCGTACTCCGGATTCCACGAAATACCCTCGTGCGATGGGCACACGAGCGTGATCAGCTATTGCCAACGCAGACGATTATGACACAGGTGGCCCGCGCTTTGGTCATGATCGAGCGCGCGAGACAGGCTGAAATCGTACGTCTGCGTTCGATCGAAATTGGCAGGCAACAACGCCGCGTCTGGCGGCCACGAACAAAACGCAGGCGCTTTCGCAGATACTAGTTGGAATAGCCGGTAAGTTGCGGAAGGCCTTGGGGCTTTGCCCCCGGCGCGCTCCAAGAGCCTTCCGCCCAGCCTCGGTCGCTGCGCTCCTGCAGCCGGTTCCCCGCGAAGGCTCTTTCCGCTTGCACCCCATTCTCGCCGAAGGGCAGGGGTTCAGGTAGGCTGAACCCATCAAAGATTGGAAGAGCGCAGCCCGGCCATGATGGCATCCAGCTCGGTATCCTGGTCGAGGGTTGGCGCTGAGAGAGCCGGCACGCGCGGCCTCCTGTCCAGCCAGGCATATTTGTCGGGCCGGGTGCGCACGTCGCGCAGCAGGCCGGCCATTTCCGGCCGCTCCCAGAAATTCGGTAGCTCCACCGTGAAGAACCCGTGATCGCGGGATTCCAGCAGCGCCTTGTCGCCGCCAGTGGCCGCGCGGATGTCCTCGACCTGGAGCAGCGGGCGGGCCTGTTCGGAGAGATTATCGCCCGAGCCGTTGACCTGGTTCTGGTTGACGTTGAACCCGCGCACCATGACGGAGGTTTTGCCCGAGCGGTGCTCGATCTCCTTCAGCGTCTCGTTGTCCGGCAGGCCGCGATAGAGCGTGTGCGCGACGGCCTTCTTCCAGATGCGCGCGGTCTCGCAGCCGTATTTCGCCTCGATCTGCGCCGCCGCGTTCTGGAAAACGCCAAGGAAATTGATCCCGCCCTCGCGGTACAAGGTGAGGATTTCGAAGAAATTGGAGACGTAGAGCTGGCCCCATTCCTCGCCGATGAGAAGGGTGCGCAGGGGACCGTGCGCATCGGCGACGCGCTCCACGATGGCGGCCGTCATCGCGCCGACGAAGGTGCGGCTGGTCTCGCTGCGCGCCGAGCCGATCAGGAAGAGCGCGGTGCGCTCGTGTTTCATCTCCGCCGGATCGAAGGAATTGCGCTCCGTCACCGCCCGGGCCGCCGATCCCGGCTGGAAGCCCCGCAGCCGCTCCATGATGAGCGAGGCATAGGCATTCCACTGGTCTTTCGATTTCGTGAGGGCGGCGATCTGGAGGCACATGCCGGCATCATCCTGCATGCGGTGATCGCTGGCCCACACGTAAAGATCATGGGCGATAGCCTTGGGATCGCGCCCGAAGAAGTCCCACAGGCCGCCCGGCGTGCAGGGATGGATGGCGGAAGGATAGAGCGCCGTGATCTTGTTGTAGAGCGCAAAGCCGGTGCGCACGCCCTGGCCGATCCAGCGGTGCGCCGGATTGGGATCGACCGGCACAAGGTAGCTCGCCGCATCGTAGGCCACGTCGCCGACAAGGGGGCGCAGCTCCGGCCGCGCCGCAATTTCCAGCAGGCGGGTGTTGATGTTGAAGGTCTCGGACGGGTAGCCGTAGAGCCTGTCGGCATTGATGAAGCGCACGCGGTAGCCCTGCCGCTCCAGCGTCTTCCAGGAGACCCACGCCAGCTCGCCGTCCTTGGGATCGGTAATAGTCTTGCTCAGATGCGCCGTGCGCGGCGAGACGAGATTGGCCCCGAGGAAACGGGTGAACTTGCCCTTGCCCGCCTGCGCATCGATGGCGATCGGTTCCGTGCCTGCGTAGACTAGCGCGCTGCCGCCCAGGAATCCGAGTTCTATGCCCCGGCGAAGGATACGATGCCCGGTCATAGCAAGCCGGACTCCTTCAGGTTATCAGGATCGTTCAGCGCGGCATGACCGAGCTGGCCGGACGGGTTGGCGTCCAGCATGGCGCGGAGCTGCGCGGCCGCCAGCGCTTCGGCGCGCGCCCTTGCGATACGGGCCTCCGCCGCATCCCGCCAGGCAAGGCGCTGCTGCGCATGAGATTCGAACGTCCACACGAACTGGTAGAGTTCGGTGAGACGGCCGAGACTCATGACGGTTTCTCCTCGTCATCCCATGTTGCGAAGCGGAACGGCTCGGTCGGGGCCGGCGCTTTGTCAGCCGGTGTAGGGAGCGCCGGCGGCGGCGTATGGTCCGGCGCGGCCGCTGGCGGCTCATCGTCGGCTGTGAGGATTTCGATGCCGACGGAGCCCAGCGTATAGCCGCCGATCAGCAGGTAGCCGAGATAATCCGCTTCGAACGGCAGCCCGAACAGAATGCAGCAGAAGGCCCAGAAGGTGGGTGCCAGCGCCATGCCGATCAGGCCGCGCCCGACAAAGGCATGTGCCTCGTCCGGCGTGATGACGAAGCGGCCAAGGCGCAGCGGCTTCTTCCACGCCAGCAGCGCCAGGACCGTGAACACCAATGCGGCGAAGGCGAGAAGGGCGAAGAAGAACAGGGCTGCGAAGGCGATAACGGCGACGACCACCCCGATGGCGGCGTTCTCGTCATTGCTTTTCGAGGACATGACACACTCTCCCTTGTGGTTATTACCGTTGAAGCTTGAGACCGGTGGACGCGCCGAGGCTTTGCCCCGGCCCATCCGCCTGGCGGCTGAAGGCGAGATAGCGGCCGATATCCCGGTGCAGGTCGCGCAGGAGGGTTGCCTGCTCACGGCGCATCTCTTTGATCCGCGCCTGGAGGACGGCCCGCTGTTCAAGCTGTCTTTCGATCAGTGCCTGGCGCTCGGCCGCCTGCCGCTCGCGGCTGCGCCGGGCTTCAAGCTCGTTGCCCCGGCGTATCTGCTGGTATTTTCCGGTGAGGCGGTGCCAGAGGCCGCGCAGGCCCTTGGGCAGCCGGCCCGCGCGCGCCCTTGTTTCCTCGTCCCATTCGGATTTCTGGCGTGCATCGAGATCGGTGCGCGCCTTGCGGTGATGCTGCGTCATCTCCGCCCGGTAGGAGGCCAGCTTCTCCGCACGGCCCTTGAAGGCCGCGCGCGATTCTTCGACATGCCGGCGGATGGACAGCGTCATGCGCTGGCCGATGGTCTTGCGCGTATCCGTAACCGAAGGCAGCGCCTCCCCGTCGCCGAGCCGGGCGCGCACCTCTTTCGTCTTCACATCGAGCAGACGCGGCAGCGACCAGACATCACCGCGATGATCGAGCACCACGAAACCGCGCTGATCGCCTTTCGCCAGGAAGAACCCGCGTTCCTCCAGCGCATTGCGCAGAGCTGGCAAACCGTCCGAGCCTCGCCAGCATTCCTGCACGGTTTGTTTGAGCCAGCGGGGATCGATATCCTGCCGCTTCGCCTGCTGCCATTCCGCCAGCGTGAAGTTGGTTGGATTGCGCTCGGCTGCATTGGCAAAGCCGCGCGGCATCTTCCAGCCATGCTCCAGATAGAGGTCGCGCGCGATGTCCCGGAGTCGGTTCTTGAAGAAGGGTAGCGGACGCGCCGTCATCGTGTCGGCGTCGATACGGCTCCACACCGCATGGGCATGACGCCGGCCTTCCTTCTCATGGAAGACCAGGGCACGGGGCTGGCCGTCCAGTCCGAGTTGTTTTTCGATGCGGGCAACGGCATCCTCGAACACCGGCACCGGCACTCGTTCGCCTTCGGGCGGACTCAAGGAAAGCGAAAAGAGATACTGGCGGCAGTTCGTGCCGCGAGCGATCGCCTCGACCTCCTTGAAGGCGGCCTTGAGATTATCGCCGGCAAAGCCCCGCAGCTCATGCAGGCTGATATGCTCGTTATCGTCGGTGCGCAGGAGATGGACTGCGAGATTCTGACCACCGGCGCGCTGCGAGCCTTTGAGGATCATTGCACCGCCTCCGGTTTGAGACCGAGCGCGGCCAGCAGCAGCCGGCGCAGGTCGCGCACATCGCGAAGCGCGGCGAATAATTCGGCTTCTGTCT
The Mesorhizobium australicum genome window above contains:
- a CDS encoding relaxase/mobilization nuclease domain-containing protein; amino-acid sequence: MILKGSQRAGGQNLAVHLLRTDDNEHISLHELRGFAGDNLKAAFKEVEAIARGTNCRQYLFSLSLSPPEGERVPVPVFEDAVARIEKQLGLDGQPRALVFHEKEGRRHAHAVWSRIDADTMTARPLPFFKNRLRDIARDLYLEHGWKMPRGFANAAERNPTNFTLAEWQQAKRQDIDPRWLKQTVQECWRGSDGLPALRNALEERGFFLAKGDQRGFVVLDHRGDVWSLPRLLDVKTKEVRARLGDGEALPSVTDTRKTIGQRMTLSIRRHVEESRAAFKGRAEKLASYRAEMTQHHRKARTDLDARQKSEWDEETRARAGRLPKGLRGLWHRLTGKYQQIRRGNELEARRSRERQAAERQALIERQLEQRAVLQARIKEMRREQATLLRDLHRDIGRYLAFSRQADGPGQSLGASTGLKLQR
- a CDS encoding type IV secretory system conjugative DNA transfer family protein; protein product: MTGHRILRRGIELGFLGGSALVYAGTEPIAIDAQAGKGKFTRFLGANLVSPRTAHLSKTITDPKDGELAWVSWKTLERQGYRVRFINADRLYGYPSETFNINTRLLEIAARPELRPLVGDVAYDAASYLVPVDPNPAHRWIGQGVRTGFALYNKITALYPSAIHPCTPGGLWDFFGRDPKAIAHDLYVWASDHRMQDDAGMCLQIAALTKSKDQWNAYASLIMERLRGFQPGSAARAVTERNSFDPAEMKHERTALFLIGSARSETSRTFVGAMTAAIVERVADAHGPLRTLLIGEEWGQLYVSNFFEILTLYREGGINFLGVFQNAAAQIEAKYGCETARIWKKAVAHTLYRGLPDNETLKEIEHRSGKTSVMVRGFNVNQNQVNGSGDNLSEQARPLLQVEDIRAATGGDKALLESRDHGFFTVELPNFWERPEMAGLLRDVRTRPDKYAWLDRRPRVPALSAPTLDQDTELDAIMAGLRSSNL